Proteins from a single region of Xenopus laevis strain J_2021 chromosome 9_10S, Xenopus_laevis_v10.1, whole genome shotgun sequence:
- the XB5788060.S gene encoding uncharacterized protein XB5788060.S isoform X2, with amino-acid sequence MDLVAGDTARTDRERRFDQSDAALSSNRFQVPNNGRTQGLITSSALPASVHRISDEDFLCRKRQRTSNTSVCCPGLAQRLAAPQQEAGECTAGAINRGKDQGTLSSHSVQGEHCWATRSGSRVTALYAELVRELETQVAELHEILASRDEAAAVREWRIQELEVENQELKRQVQCLEEQNDELSHRDQDAPRDGERLLGPESRCVDVNENNTSFPKNVTGFLETNSTPPMSAPLTSSSPVPPTDPKLARPEVSISPVVPHAVEPRPPTNTPAEVSNSPNEGILRVSGVTSGFQYWMKMDESGENTLPESCVLWDEPLQETLPDGSPAWASPVEGNGRPKLEMVPSSGVYITHQQLEDLSHIPPDKPKLMTRRLLDYFFSRETLARSSATGQRIAHNNTTMEKPLRLPDNVVTAIKAYVTRACGRGCNFNAVINSKCGTSRRAVKKMSIRIDWTEGGAKLCPRTAPGLLAQKGHGQPEKTHVAAIRGTELLLPQSVPLNS; translated from the exons ATGGACCTTGTTGCTGGAGATACGGCAAGGACTGACCGAGAGCGGAGGTTTGACCAGTCAGATGCTGCCTTGAGTAGTAACCGCTTCCAAGTTCCCAACAATGGCCGCACACAGGGCCTAATAACGTCTAG tgctCTTCCTGCCTCCGTCCATCGCATCTCTGATGAAGACTTTCTCTGCAGAAAGCGCCAGAGGACCTCAAACACATCCGTGTGCTGCCCGGGACTTGCTCAGCGTCTGGCTGCACCACAACAAGAGGCTGGTGAATGTACTGCGGGGGCCATAAATAGAGGAAAAGACCAAGGAACACTTTCAAGTCATTCTGTGCAGGGGGAACACTGCTGGGCTACTCGCTCAGGGAGCCGGGTGACCGCACTGTATGCAGAACTAGTAAGAGAACTGGAGACACAAGTAGCAGAGCTTCATGAAATATTAGCGTCTCGAGATGAGGCCGCCGCTGTGAGAGAGTGGAGGATCCAGGAGCTGGAAGTGGAGAACCAAGAACTGAAAAGACAAGTCCAGTGTCTAGAAGAACAGAATGATGAACTGTCCCACAGGGATCAGGATGCTCCAAGGGACGGGGAACGACTTCTTGGACCAGAAAGCCGTTGTGTTG atgtCAATGAAAATAATACATCTTTCCCGAAAAACGTAACCGGTTTTCTGGAGACAAACTCGACCCCACCG ATGTCTGCACCACTGACGTCCTCCTCTCCTGTTCCACCAACTGATCCTAAACTCGCTAGACCAGAGGTTTCCATCTCTCCTGTTGTTCCGCATGCAGTAGAGCCAAGACCACCGACTAATACACCTGCAGAGGTTTCCAACTCTCCCAACGAAGGAATACTGAGAGTCAGTGGGGTTACCAGCGGCTTTCAGTATTGGATGAAAATGGATGAGAGTGGAGAAAACACTCTCCCAGAATCCTGTGTGCTGTGGGATGAACCTCTACAAGAGACTCTGCCAGATGGAAGTCCTGCCTGGGCCTCCCCTGTAGAG GGTAATGGTCGGCCTAAACTGGAGATGGTGCCATCATCGGGCGTGTATATCACCCACCAGCAGCTGGAGGATCTCTCTCATATTCCCCCAGATAAGCCTAAACTGATGACACGGAGACTCTTAGATTACTTTTTCTCCCGGGAGACACTCGCTCGATCATCGGCAACAGGGCAGCGCATCGCTCACAATAACACCACTATGGAAAAACCACTACGACTGCCTGATAATGTGGTCACTGCCATCAAAG CATATGTTACAAGGGCCTGCGGACGTGGCTGTAACTTTAACGCTGTGATAAACAGTAAGTGTGGGACGTCCCGCCGAGCAGTAAAAAAGATGTCCATTCGGATTGACTGGACGGAAGGTGGAGCTAAACTCTGCCCACGGACAGCACCCGGTTTACTTGCTCAGAAAGGTCACGGTCAACCGGAAAAGACACACGTCGCGGCGATAAGAGGAACGGAATTACTACTGCCACAATCTGTGCCACTAAATAGCTGA
- the XB5788060.S gene encoding uncharacterized protein XB5788060.S isoform X1 — MACLSQAARMDLVAGDTARTDRERRFDQSDAALSSNRFQVPNNGRTQGLITSSALPASVHRISDEDFLCRKRQRTSNTSVCCPGLAQRLAAPQQEAGECTAGAINRGKDQGTLSSHSVQGEHCWATRSGSRVTALYAELVRELETQVAELHEILASRDEAAAVREWRIQELEVENQELKRQVQCLEEQNDELSHRDQDAPRDGERLLGPESRCVDVNENNTSFPKNVTGFLETNSTPPMSAPLTSSSPVPPTDPKLARPEVSISPVVPHAVEPRPPTNTPAEVSNSPNEGILRVSGVTSGFQYWMKMDESGENTLPESCVLWDEPLQETLPDGSPAWASPVEGNGRPKLEMVPSSGVYITHQQLEDLSHIPPDKPKLMTRRLLDYFFSRETLARSSATGQRIAHNNTTMEKPLRLPDNVVTAIKAYVTRACGRGCNFNAVINSKCGTSRRAVKKMSIRIDWTEGGAKLCPRTAPGLLAQKGHGQPEKTHVAAIRGTELLLPQSVPLNS, encoded by the exons ATGGCTTGTCTGTCCCAAGCAGCCCGAATGGACCTTGTTGCTGGAGATACGGCAAGGACTGACCGAGAGCGGAGGTTTGACCAGTCAGATGCTGCCTTGAGTAGTAACCGCTTCCAAGTTCCCAACAATGGCCGCACACAGGGCCTAATAACGTCTAG tgctCTTCCTGCCTCCGTCCATCGCATCTCTGATGAAGACTTTCTCTGCAGAAAGCGCCAGAGGACCTCAAACACATCCGTGTGCTGCCCGGGACTTGCTCAGCGTCTGGCTGCACCACAACAAGAGGCTGGTGAATGTACTGCGGGGGCCATAAATAGAGGAAAAGACCAAGGAACACTTTCAAGTCATTCTGTGCAGGGGGAACACTGCTGGGCTACTCGCTCAGGGAGCCGGGTGACCGCACTGTATGCAGAACTAGTAAGAGAACTGGAGACACAAGTAGCAGAGCTTCATGAAATATTAGCGTCTCGAGATGAGGCCGCCGCTGTGAGAGAGTGGAGGATCCAGGAGCTGGAAGTGGAGAACCAAGAACTGAAAAGACAAGTCCAGTGTCTAGAAGAACAGAATGATGAACTGTCCCACAGGGATCAGGATGCTCCAAGGGACGGGGAACGACTTCTTGGACCAGAAAGCCGTTGTGTTG atgtCAATGAAAATAATACATCTTTCCCGAAAAACGTAACCGGTTTTCTGGAGACAAACTCGACCCCACCG ATGTCTGCACCACTGACGTCCTCCTCTCCTGTTCCACCAACTGATCCTAAACTCGCTAGACCAGAGGTTTCCATCTCTCCTGTTGTTCCGCATGCAGTAGAGCCAAGACCACCGACTAATACACCTGCAGAGGTTTCCAACTCTCCCAACGAAGGAATACTGAGAGTCAGTGGGGTTACCAGCGGCTTTCAGTATTGGATGAAAATGGATGAGAGTGGAGAAAACACTCTCCCAGAATCCTGTGTGCTGTGGGATGAACCTCTACAAGAGACTCTGCCAGATGGAAGTCCTGCCTGGGCCTCCCCTGTAGAG GGTAATGGTCGGCCTAAACTGGAGATGGTGCCATCATCGGGCGTGTATATCACCCACCAGCAGCTGGAGGATCTCTCTCATATTCCCCCAGATAAGCCTAAACTGATGACACGGAGACTCTTAGATTACTTTTTCTCCCGGGAGACACTCGCTCGATCATCGGCAACAGGGCAGCGCATCGCTCACAATAACACCACTATGGAAAAACCACTACGACTGCCTGATAATGTGGTCACTGCCATCAAAG CATATGTTACAAGGGCCTGCGGACGTGGCTGTAACTTTAACGCTGTGATAAACAGTAAGTGTGGGACGTCCCGCCGAGCAGTAAAAAAGATGTCCATTCGGATTGACTGGACGGAAGGTGGAGCTAAACTCTGCCCACGGACAGCACCCGGTTTACTTGCTCAGAAAGGTCACGGTCAACCGGAAAAGACACACGTCGCGGCGATAAGAGGAACGGAATTACTACTGCCACAATCTGTGCCACTAAATAGCTGA